GAAATTATATTTAAAAAATCGCAATTTCTAAAAATGCAATTATGGAAACATATCTTCTCTAAACAAATAGATTCAAAAATTACGTTATTGAATGTTATTCCCTCAAAAAAGGTTGAGGGCTTTATAGACGTAACTTTTAATTTGGGTAATTTGCTTAAAAATGCTTCTTGACCACTAAAATTATAATTATATTCTTTGTCAGGAAAACGTTGAAAGAATAATAGTGGTTGTCGAGAGATTTTCTTTGCCCACTCAAAGAAAATCAAATCATATGAATTATCAGTTAATTTTAATTCAGTATTGTAACAAATTTGCGTATATTGGTTATTGTCTTTGAAACTTTTGAAGAAAGGTTCTTTATAATGTACCCATAAGCGTGGACAATCTAATTAGTGTAGTCCCCTCATCTTAGGCATATCGTCAAGTCGGTTCCGACAGATTGGACAGTCACACTAATTGATCCCGCTTCCTTGGACATCAGCACGAATCCTACCCTTTAAATTGGACAGTCTCTTGCTCTGGCATGGTATAGTAGATACAGAAGGAGGATGCCATGAGCAGGAAACAGTTTACCGAAGAGCAGCAGCAAAAGCTGCGCCAGAATCCATATGTTTATAGCGTCACGGCCACGCGCCTTTCCCTCACAAGGGAGTTCAAAGAACTATTCATGGAAGCCTGCAGGGCCGGTGGAACACCCAGGAAGATCCTCGAAGACCACGGGTTCAGCGTTGGATTGATCGGCGAGAGGCGTTTCTTTAGCATCCCGCAGCACATACGCGAGGAATTCAAAAGGCACGGGGGATTCCGCGAGGGCTACAGCAGCCGCAGCAATGGGGGAAATGCCCTGGAAGGCCATCCGTCCGGCGATGACGA
The sequence above is a segment of the Lachnospiraceae bacterium JLR.KK008 genome. Coding sequences within it:
- a CDS encoding HTH domain-containing protein; the encoded protein is MSRKQFTEEQQQKLRQNPYVYSVTATRLSLTREFKELFMEACRAGGTPRKILEDHGFSVGLIGERRFFSIPQHIREEFKRHGGFREGYSSRSNGGNALEGHPSGDDELKQLRHEVDYLKQEMEFLKKISSIRNTGR